One window of Streptomyces sp. NBC_00273 genomic DNA carries:
- a CDS encoding FdhF/YdeP family oxidoreductase, whose amino-acid sequence MATKPPTGDPVQDAPQVTPPKHAAAGLPAIGHTLRIAQQQMGVARTARTLLKVNQKDGFDCPGCAWPEGDRRHTAEFCENGAKAVAEEATLRRVTPEFFAAHPLADLATRSGYWLGQQGRITQPVLLETGAAPGDDRYEPVSWERAFAIIAEELTALDSPDEALFYTSGRTSNEAAFLFQLFAREFGTNNLPDCSNMCHESSGSALTETIGIGKGSVSLEDLHQADLIIVAGQNPGTNHPRMLSALEKAKTSGAKIISVNPLPEAGTERFKNPQTPIGMFKGTALTDLFLQIRIGGDQALFRLLNKLVIETEGATDEAFISEHTHGYEELAAAAKEADWEETLTATGLTRPEIEQALAMVLASKRTIVCWAMGLTQHKHAVATIREVVNLLLLRGNIGRPGAGVCPVRGHSNVQGDRTMGIFERPAPAFLDALDREFQITSPRGHGYDVVRSIQALRDGKAKVLFAMGGNFVGATPDTEVTEAAIRRASLTVHVSTKLNRSHAVTGRRALILPTLGRTDKDVQASGKQFVTVEDSMGMVHASRGNLAPASPHLLSEPAIVARMARAVLGTASATPWEEFERDYASIRERISRVIPGFEDFNARVAQPGGFQLPHAPRDERRFPTKTGKANFTAAPVEYPRVPAGRLLLQTLRSHDQYNTTIYGLDDRYRGITGGRRVVMVNPADAAELGLADGSYTDLVGEWKDGVERRAPGFRIVHYPTARGCAAAYYPETNVLVPLDSTADTSNTPASKSVVVRFEPA is encoded by the coding sequence ATGGCGACCAAGCCGCCCACAGGCGATCCAGTACAGGACGCACCTCAGGTCACACCGCCCAAGCACGCGGCCGCAGGGCTGCCGGCGATCGGCCACACCCTGCGGATCGCCCAGCAGCAGATGGGCGTGGCCCGCACCGCCCGCACCCTCCTCAAGGTCAACCAGAAGGACGGCTTCGACTGCCCGGGCTGCGCCTGGCCCGAGGGCGACAGGCGGCACACGGCCGAGTTCTGCGAGAACGGCGCCAAGGCCGTCGCGGAGGAGGCCACGCTGCGCCGGGTCACCCCCGAGTTCTTCGCCGCGCACCCGCTGGCCGACCTCGCCACGCGTTCCGGCTACTGGCTGGGCCAGCAGGGCCGCATCACGCAGCCCGTGCTCCTGGAGACCGGGGCCGCGCCCGGCGACGACCGCTACGAGCCGGTCAGCTGGGAGCGGGCCTTCGCGATCATCGCCGAGGAGCTGACCGCCCTCGACTCCCCCGACGAGGCCCTCTTCTACACCTCGGGCCGCACCAGCAACGAGGCCGCGTTCCTCTTCCAGCTCTTCGCCCGCGAGTTCGGCACCAACAACCTGCCCGACTGCTCCAACATGTGCCACGAGTCCTCGGGCTCCGCACTGACCGAGACCATCGGCATCGGCAAGGGCAGCGTCTCCCTCGAAGACCTCCACCAGGCCGACCTGATCATCGTCGCCGGACAGAACCCGGGCACCAACCACCCGCGCATGCTCTCCGCCCTGGAGAAGGCCAAGACGTCCGGCGCGAAGATCATCTCGGTGAACCCGCTGCCCGAGGCCGGCACGGAACGGTTCAAGAACCCGCAGACCCCCATCGGCATGTTCAAGGGCACCGCCCTCACCGACCTCTTCCTGCAGATCCGCATCGGCGGCGACCAGGCCCTCTTCCGCCTCCTCAACAAGCTCGTCATCGAGACGGAGGGCGCCACCGACGAGGCCTTCATAAGCGAGCACACCCACGGCTACGAGGAACTCGCGGCCGCCGCGAAGGAAGCCGACTGGGAGGAGACCCTCACCGCGACGGGCCTGACCCGCCCCGAGATCGAGCAGGCCCTGGCCATGGTCCTGGCCTCGAAGCGCACCATCGTCTGCTGGGCCATGGGCCTCACCCAGCACAAGCACGCCGTCGCCACCATCCGCGAGGTCGTCAACCTCCTCCTGCTGCGCGGCAACATCGGCCGCCCCGGCGCCGGCGTCTGCCCCGTCCGCGGCCACTCCAACGTGCAGGGCGACCGCACCATGGGCATCTTCGAACGCCCCGCGCCCGCCTTCCTCGACGCCCTCGACCGCGAGTTCCAGATCACCTCGCCGCGCGGGCACGGCTACGACGTGGTCCGCTCCATCCAGGCCCTGCGCGACGGCAAGGCCAAGGTCCTCTTCGCGATGGGCGGCAACTTCGTCGGCGCCACCCCCGACACCGAGGTCACCGAGGCCGCCATCCGGAGGGCCTCCCTCACCGTGCACGTCTCCACCAAGCTCAACCGCTCCCACGCGGTCACCGGCCGGCGGGCCCTGATCCTGCCCACCCTCGGCCGTACCGACAAGGACGTACAGGCGAGCGGCAAGCAGTTCGTGACCGTCGAGGACTCCATGGGCATGGTCCACGCCTCCCGCGGCAACCTCGCCCCCGCCTCCCCGCACCTGCTGTCCGAGCCCGCGATCGTGGCCCGCATGGCGCGCGCGGTCCTCGGCACGGCCTCCGCCACCCCGTGGGAGGAGTTCGAGCGCGACTACGCCTCGATCCGCGAGCGGATCTCCCGCGTGATCCCCGGCTTCGAGGACTTCAACGCCCGCGTCGCCCAGCCCGGCGGCTTCCAGCTCCCGCACGCCCCGCGCGACGAGCGCCGCTTCCCGACGAAGACCGGCAAGGCCAATTTCACCGCCGCGCCCGTGGAATACCCGCGGGTCCCGGCAGGACGGCTGCTCCTCCAGACCCTGCGCAGCCACGACCAGTACAACACCACGATCTACGGCCTCGACGACCGCTACCGCGGCATCACCGGCGGCCGCCGCGTGGTCATGGTGAACCCGGCCGACGCGGCCGAGCTGGGCCTGGCCGACGGTTCGTACACGGACCTGGTGGGCGAGTGGAAGGACGGCGTGGAGCGGCGCGCGCCCGGCTTCCGCATCGTGCACTACCCCACCGCCCGCGGCTGCGCGGCCGCCTACTACCCGGAGACCAACGTGTTGGTCCCGCTGGACTCGACCGCGGACACCAGCAACACCCCGGCCAGCAAGTCCGTCGTCGTGCGCTTCGAACCGGCCTGA